One genomic region from Homalodisca vitripennis isolate AUS2020 chromosome 6, UT_GWSS_2.1, whole genome shotgun sequence encodes:
- the LOC124365187 gene encoding putative defense protein, translating to MQTLAMVLWTIKILLEVKGQEDELWDLWADNCESMVPCNLTEPQTDPMPYIVTLNRPYINSDQAVYVYIRALPPLSFQGFMIQARDDKTGQAVGEFDTDNRKISVNNCFGRPDSTAMHADNSPKTEVTARWAPEDDNDATATFYVTIAEKVNPLERFWACQRTKTLQIIK from the exons ATGCAAACTCTAGCGATGGTTTTGTGGACGATAAAAATCCTTCTGGAGGTCAAGGGTCAAGAAGATGAACTGTGGGATCTTTGGGCAGACAACTGCGAGTCCATGGTCCCCTGTAACCTGACTGAACCCCAGACCGACCCCATGCCCTACATAGTTACTCTCAACAGACCATACATCAACAGCGATCAGGCGGTGTACGTCTATATAAGAGCACTACCTCCATTGAGTTTCCAGGGGTTTATGATTCAGGCTAGGGACGACAAGACCGGTCAGGCTGTCGGGGAGTTCGACACAGACAACAGGAAGATCAGCGTCAATAATTGCTTCGGCAGACCAGAT AGCACGGCCATGCACGCTGACAATTCCCCCAAGACGGAGGTGACGGCCAGATGGGCGCCCGAGGATGACAATGACGCTACCGCCACATTTTA TGTCACAATTGCTGAAAAGGTTAACCCTCTAGAGAGATTCTGGGCTTGCCAGCGTACGAAAACACTTCAAATTATCAAGTGA